In one window of Chitinophagales bacterium DNA:
- a CDS encoding nucleoside deaminase: MHLPGSHEYFMQQALKEAQEAFDADEVPVGAVVVLGNRIIARGHNQVERLNDPTAHAEMIALTSAFNTLGAKYIPEATLYVTLEPCPMCAGAIYWGKIGRIVYGASDVKQGYRAFYSKSPFHPKAEILGGILEAPCAELMKAFFRNKR; the protein is encoded by the coding sequence ATGCATTTACCCGGATCGCACGAATATTTTATGCAACAGGCTTTGAAAGAGGCCCAAGAAGCGTTTGATGCCGATGAGGTACCGGTGGGTGCAGTGGTGGTGCTGGGCAACCGCATTATTGCACGAGGCCATAACCAGGTAGAACGCCTGAACGACCCCACCGCCCATGCTGAAATGATTGCCTTAACAAGCGCTTTTAATACCCTTGGAGCCAAATACATTCCCGAAGCCACTTTATATGTTACACTTGAACCCTGTCCCATGTGTGCCGGCGCCATTTACTGGGGTAAAATTGGGAGGATTGTTTATGGAGCGTCCGATGTAAAACAGGGTTATCGGGCTTTTTACAGCAAATCGCCCTTTCACCCTAAAGCCGAAATACTTGGCGGTATTCTGGAAGCCCCCTGCGCTGAGTTGATGAAGGCCTTTTTCCGCAACAAGCGCTAG
- a CDS encoding aldehyde dehydrogenase, which translates to MQEQLQALRNYFDTGATRSYAFRLQQLQKLKQAIEAHEQAIYDALYADLKKSKEECWVTENGIVLTELRHAINELKAWMEPQRVRTNLLNLPSSSRIVSEPLGVVLIIAPWNYPFQLLINPLIGAIAAGNCVVLKPSEHAPATEKVMQQIIESVFDKNYICYVQGDGAKVVPEMMQSFAFDHVFYTGSTAVGRIIYQLAADKLVPVTLELGGKSPVVVEADADIAVTARRIAVAKFSNAGQMCVTADYVLVHTSKKQALIEALKKTIHDFFGDDPSQSSNYGKIINARQFQRIQQYLQQGRVLVGGQTHTDSLYIAPTLMDEVSLDAPVMQEEIFGPVLPIISFETKEEALQIIARNKNPLAFYVFTASKENEQWWMDRVSFGGGCVNNVAWHLTNHHLPFGGRGFSGTGAYHGKASFDTFSHKKSVMKTPTWFDPAIKYPPLNGKLKLFKMVIR; encoded by the coding sequence ATGCAGGAACAATTACAAGCCCTTAGAAACTATTTTGATACAGGTGCAACGCGTAGCTATGCTTTCCGTCTTCAACAATTACAAAAGCTGAAACAAGCCATCGAAGCACATGAGCAAGCTATTTACGATGCACTCTACGCTGATTTAAAGAAATCAAAAGAAGAGTGTTGGGTAACAGAGAATGGTATTGTGTTAACGGAATTGCGTCACGCGATCAATGAGTTGAAAGCATGGATGGAGCCGCAGCGTGTGCGCACTAACTTGTTGAACCTGCCTTCCAGCAGTCGCATTGTATCAGAGCCTTTGGGTGTTGTCTTGATTATTGCCCCATGGAATTATCCTTTTCAATTATTGATTAATCCGCTAATTGGTGCAATTGCCGCTGGCAACTGTGTGGTATTGAAACCAAGTGAACATGCGCCTGCCACAGAAAAAGTGATGCAGCAAATCATAGAGTCTGTCTTCGATAAAAATTATATCTGCTATGTACAAGGCGATGGTGCCAAAGTAGTGCCTGAAATGATGCAGTCTTTTGCATTTGATCATGTGTTCTACACAGGTAGTACCGCAGTAGGTAGAATCATTTATCAATTGGCCGCAGATAAACTCGTACCAGTTACATTAGAGTTGGGTGGTAAAAGTCCGGTGGTGGTGGAAGCTGATGCAGATATTGCTGTTACTGCCAGAAGAATTGCCGTAGCGAAATTTTCCAATGCCGGGCAAATGTGCGTGACAGCAGATTATGTGCTGGTGCATACATCCAAAAAGCAAGCACTGATCGAAGCGCTGAAAAAGACGATTCACGATTTCTTTGGTGATGATCCTAGCCAGAGTAGTAATTATGGCAAGATCATCAATGCAAGACAGTTTCAACGTATTCAACAATACTTGCAACAGGGTCGTGTATTGGTGGGCGGACAAACCCATACCGACAGCTTATACATCGCACCTACCTTAATGGATGAAGTATCATTGGATGCGCCAGTGATGCAAGAAGAAATCTTTGGTCCGGTATTGCCTATCATCAGCTTTGAAACAAAAGAAGAAGCTTTGCAGATCATTGCGCGTAATAAGAATCCATTGGCTTTTTATGTGTTCACAGCATCAAAGGAAAATGAACAGTGGTGGATGGATCGAGTGTCTTTTGGTGGCGGTTGCGTTAATAACGTGGCATGGCATCTCACCAATCATCATCTGCCATTCGGCGGTCGCGGTTTCAGTGGAACTGGCGCGTATCATGGCAAAGCCAGTTTTGATACGTTTAGTCACAAGAAGTCGGTGATGAAAACACCAACCTGGTTCGATCCTGCCATCAAGTATCCGCCACTCAATGGTAAACTCAAACTCTTTAAAATGGTGATTCGCTAA
- a CDS encoding glutathione peroxidase: MLPGKLFGSKAAVQLNTHDQLPKSSVFALSTTGINGQPLNLADYQGKYLLLVNTASDCGYTGQYSELETLYRQYKDKLVVIGFPANDFKDQEKGSNKDIAAFCQKNYGVSFPLAEKASVVKGASQQPIYQWLTNPAQNGWCSQAPVWNFSKYLIAPDGKLIGFFAQTVSPLDKSLLEQIR, translated from the coding sequence ATGCTGCCGGGAAAGTTATTCGGCAGTAAAGCAGCTGTTCAGTTAAATACGCATGACCAATTACCAAAATCATCAGTTTTTGCATTGAGCACAACCGGGATCAATGGACAACCATTAAACTTGGCCGATTATCAGGGCAAATATTTACTCTTGGTGAATACGGCCAGTGATTGTGGTTATACAGGTCAGTATAGCGAATTGGAGACATTGTATCGTCAGTACAAGGATAAGCTGGTCGTGATCGGCTTTCCCGCCAATGATTTTAAAGATCAAGAAAAAGGGAGCAACAAGGATATCGCTGCATTCTGTCAAAAAAACTATGGAGTCAGCTTCCCTTTAGCGGAAAAAGCTTCAGTGGTGAAGGGCGCATCCCAACAACCCATTTATCAGTGGCTTACCAATCCTGCGCAGAATGGTTGGTGCAGTCAGGCCCCCGTTTGGAACTTCAGTAAGTATTTGATTGCTCCTGATGGAAAACTCATTGGCTTTTTTGCACAAACTGTTTCACCATTAGATAAAAGTCTGCTAGAGCAAATCCGATAA